From a single Oreochromis niloticus isolate F11D_XX linkage group LG3, O_niloticus_UMD_NMBU, whole genome shotgun sequence genomic region:
- the LOC112841686 gene encoding histone-lysine N-methyltransferase 2D-like, producing the protein MGPADSRTVSQEGLLAQLWNYCRSIIQVADPHQRHIQVVFFDTFLSSTTFSVSFLDIKKLISIITMLRASSSFELFGLGCPGEEDVATSLGALAACFFSHRQIASPPSFATHLLDPPLQGKQLTRPLHLTTSPLTSAASAESADKGPAAPNHTAALLPGRLVESQPFAPAPASSKKRRSRRWRSSPQPDFRTSQQSAVVSHLDNFSLHTPSANSTSDCVNANAVTQLLAQPEAIAQHVTQSAAQHETQSAAQHETQSAAQHETQSAAQHETLSLVQSAFHPHPQLEVDMSAGPTLPPFHQSVVPASLSSRPRVAATPSSPPPSAATSPPASHQIAATAALSASPSTSPAQPSSSPPAATASPSSPPNRPSVAAPLPEGQLSEPEELSEPEEPASPTVELSEPEELSEPEEPTSPTVELSEPEELSEREELSEREEPASPTVELSEPEELSEREEPASPTVELSEPEELSEPEEPASPTVELSEPAELSERMEPAPPEEELCEPEPEFGEREERLPSREGPGGPEKRAPPELELQGPELQQEQELGEREECPPSREGLGRPEERAQPSKVGGREESDQSTRGVSVQGPRPARPPRRPRPARRASWAVLLCHPPELQHCCYRTHGRPPQLPRHRDWIRGRPPDLQRRCHWISGRPPEPFCRCCRTHGRPPEIQRSLQWTRGRPPELYSASAYPQQVSPVFPPTGSAARTVCCHWSGVGLLN; encoded by the coding sequence ATGGGCCCAGCGGACTCAAGGACCGTTTCACAGGAGGGGTTGCTCGCCCAGCTCTGGAATTACTGTCGGAGCATTATCCAGGTGGCAGATCCACATCAGAGACACATACAGGTCGTATTTTTTGATACTTTCCTGTCTTCAACCACCTTTTCTGTGAGCTTTTTGGACATTAAGAAATTAATTTCTATTATAACCATGCTGAGGGCAAGTTCCAGCTTTGAGCTTTTCGGTTTGGGCTGTCCGGGCGAGGAGGATGTGGCGACCTCCCTGGGGGCCCTTGCGGCCTGTTTCTTTTCTCATAGGCAGATAGCTTCCCCACCGTCGTTTGCGACTCACTTGTTGGACCCTCCATTGCAGGGGAAACAGCTCACACGCCCTCTGCACCTCACCACATCTCCACTCACCTCCGCGGCATCTGCTGAGTCGGCAGACAAAGGACCAGCTGCTCCAAACCACACAGCTGCTCTCCTGCCCGGCCGACTGGTGGAATCTCAGCCTTTCGCGCCGGCCCCGGCATCGTCAAAGAAGCGACGCTCGCGCCGCTGGCGCTCTTCACCGCAGCCGGATTTCCGGACTTCTCAACAGTCGGCTGTGGTGAGTCATTTGGACAATTTTTCTTTACACACCCCATCTGCCAACTCTACCTCGGACTGTGTGAATGCTAATGCTGTGACCCAGCTGTTAGCACAACCTGAAGCCATAGCACAGCACGTAACTCAGTCTGCTGCCCAGCACGAAACTCAGTCTGCTGCCCAGCACGAGACTCAGTCTGCTGCCCAGCACGAGACTCAGTCTGCTGCCCAGCACGAAACTCTGTCTTTAGTCCAGTCAGCCTTTCATCCTCATCCTCAGTTGGAGGTCGATATGTCTGCTGGACCTACTCTGCCACCATTTCACCAGTCTGTTGTTCCTGCATCGCTGTCCAGTCGACCACGAGTAGCTGCCACACCATCATCGCCTCCGCCCTCTGCAGCTACTTCTCCACCAGCGTCCCATCAGATTGCAGCGACCGCGGCACTCTCGGCTTCACCTTCCACATCGCCCGCTCAACCATCATCTTCACCACCTGCAGCTACCGCATCACCATCTTCGCCTCCGAATCGACCATCCGTAGCAGCGCCGCTGCCGGAGGGGCAGCTCAGcgagccggaggagctcagcgagccggaGGAGCCCGCCTCGCCGACTgtggagctcagcgagccggaggagctcagcgagccggaGGAGCCCACCTCGCCGACTgtggagctcagcgagccggaggagctcagcgagcgggaggagctcagcgagcgggaGGAGCCCGCCTCGCCGACTgtggagctcagcgagccggaggagctcagcgagcgggaGGAGCCCGCCTCGCCGACTgtggagctcagcgagccggaGGAGCTGAGCGAGCCGGAGGAGCCCGCCTCGCCGACTgtggagctcagcgagccggcGGAGCTCAGCGAGCGGATGGAGCCCGCACCACCTGAGGAGGAGCTCTGTGAGCCAGAGCCGGAATTCGGCGAGCGGGAGGAGCGGCTACCATCAAGAGAGGGGCCCGGCGGGCCGGAGAAGCGCGCACCGCCTGAGCTGGAGCTGCAGGGGCCGGAGCTGCAGCAGGAGCAGGAGCTCGGAGAGCGAGAGGAGTGCCCGCCATCGAGAGAGGGGCTCGGCAGGCCGGAGGAGCGTGCACAGCCATCGAAGGTCGGCGGGCGGGAGGAATCCGATCAGTCTACGCGGGGGGTCAGTGTGCAGGGTCCACGTCCAGCGCGCCCTCCACGCCGTCCACGTCCAGCGCGCCGGGCGTCATGGGCTGTTCTACTCTGTCACCCGCCAGAGCTGCAACACTGCTGCTACCGGACCCATGGCCGCCCGCCGCAGCTGCCACGCCACCGCGACTGGATCCGTGGCAGGCCACCGGACCTGCAGCGCCGCTGCCACTGGATCAGTGGCAGGCCCCCTGAACCGTTTTGTCGCTGCTGCCGGACCCATGGCCGTCCGCCGGAGATCCAGCGTTCCCTCCAATGGACTAGAGGTAGGCCTCCTGAACTGTATTCTGCCTCTGCCTACCCACAGCAGGTCTCGCCTGTTTTTCCGCCCACTGGGTCGGCAGCCAGAACTGTTTGCTGTCATTGGAGCGGGGTTGGACTACTGaactga
- the LOC112843069 gene encoding mucin-2-like → MLPPPPHTTTPATTPATTTTAAATTTTAPATTITTAATTTTAATTTTAPATTTTTAATTTTSPATTTTTAATTTTSPATTTTTAPTTTTAPATTTTTTAATTTTAPTTTITTAATTTTATTTTTAATTTTTPATTTTTMAATTTTAPVTTTTTAATTTAAPATTTTTAATSTTTTTPATTTTTTAPTTTTAPTTTTTAATTTFPATTTTTAPTTPTAPATTTTTAATTTTAPATTTTTAATTTTTPATTTTTTAATSTTAPATTTTTPATTTTTPATTTTTTAPTTTAAPTTTTTSAATTTTAATTTTTPATTTTTTAPTTTAPVTTTTATTTSAPATTSTMAASTTTSPVTTTTTAATTTTTPATTTTTTAATTTTVATTTTTTPATTTTTTAATTTTAPVTTTTTATTTTAAPATTTTTAATTTTTPATTTTTTTTAAATTTATPATTTTTAATTTTTLATTTTTTAPTTTTAPTTTTTAATTTTAATTTTTAATTSTAATTTTTTPSTTTTTSATTTTAPATTTTTAATTTPATTTTTTAATTTTAPLTTTTTTAATTTTTPATTTITTAPITTTAPATTTTAATTTTAATTTPATTTTAPTTTTALTTTTTAATTTTTPATTTSTTAATTTTAATTTTARATTTTTTTTPTTTTAPTTTTTAATTTTTPATTTTTAATTSPATTTTTAATTTTAATTTTTPATTTTTTAPTTTKAPTTTTTAATTTNPATTTTTAATTTTTPAPTTTTAATTTTTPATTTTTTASTTTTAVTTTTTPATTTTTTAATTTTTAPATTTTTAAPLTTTTTPATTTAAPATTTTTAATTTTTPATTTTTTAPITTTAPTTTTTAATTTTAATTTTTPATTTTTAATTTTTTAPATTTTTATTTTTAATTTTTPATTTTAATTTTAATPTTTPSTTTTTAATTSTAATTTTTPATTTTTAATTSTAPATTTTTAATTTTAATTTTTAATTTTTTAPTTTTAPTTKTTAATTTTAATTATTPATTTTTTAPTTTTAPTTKTTAAITTTAATTTTTRATTTTTTAATTTTAPTTTTTTAATTTTSATTTSVPVSTSTTAFTTPVLVVFRSIESNFTTDLLNSSSEAFKTRAAIIKAQLEPPYRIAFPSLVSLNVVSFRQGSVINTIELQFVNTSVPNNTAISNVLNSTASNVSGFDIERASITVNDTSAASTNTSTTTTVVPTTTSTATTASTSTTAVSTTTASSGVCHKINSSTVLPLVLLLWLLSSQQ, encoded by the exons ATgctcccaccaccaccaca caccacaacacctgccacaacacctgccacaacaacaacagcggctgccaccaccaccacagcccCAGCCACTACAATAACAACAGCTGCTACCACCACCACAGCAGCCACAACCACCACAGCTCCAGCCactacaacaaccacagctgccaccaccaccacatccCCTGCCactacaacaaccacagctgccaccaccaccacatccccggccacaacaaccaccactgctcccaccaccaccacagcccCAGCTactactacaacaacaacagctgccaccaccaccacagcccCAACCACAACAATAACcacagctgccaccaccaccacagccacaacaacaaccacagctgccaccaccaccacaacacctgccacaacaacaacaacaatggctGCGACAACTACAACTGCTcctgtgacaacaacaacaacggctgCCACCACCACCGCAGCCCCAGCCACTACGACAACAACGGCTGCCACCTCCACCACAACCACAACccctgccacaacaacaacaacaacggctCCCACTACCACCACAGcaccaactacaacaacaacagctgccaccaccacattcccggccacaacaacaaccactgCTCCCACCACCCCCACAGCCCCAgctactacaacaacaacagctgccaccaccaccacagccccagccacaacaacaaccacagcggccaccaccaccacaacacctgccacaacaacaacaacaacggctgCCACCTCCACCACAGCTCCAgccactacaacaacaacacctgccaccaccaccacaacacctgccacaacaacaacaacaacggctCCCACTACCACCGCAGcaccaactacaacaacaacatcagctgCGACTACCACcacagctgccaccaccaccacaacacctgccacaacaacaacaacaacggctCCCACTACCACTGCTCCTGTGACAACAACGACGGCTACCACCACCTCAGCCCCAGCAACTACCTCAACAATGGCTGCCAGCACCACCACATCCCCTgtcactacaacaacaacagctgccaccaccaccacaacccctgccacaacaacaacaacaacagctgccaccaccacaacagtggccaccaccaccaccacaacacctgccacaacaacaacaacaacagctgcgaCAACTACAACTGCTcctgtgacaacaacaacaacggctACCACCACCACCGCAGCCCCagcaactacaacaacaacggctgccaccaccaccacaacacctgccacaacaacaacaacaacaacaacggctgctgccaccaccaccgcAACCCCAGCAACTACGACAACAAcggctgccaccaccaccacaaccctTGCCACAACGACAACAACAACGGCTCCCACTACCACCACAGcaccaactacaacaacaacagctgccaccaccacaacagcggccacaacaacaacaacagctgccaccaccagcacagctgccaccaccaccaccacaaccccttccacaacaacaacaacgtcagccaccaccaccacagccccagccactacaacaacaacagctgccaccaCAACACcggccacaacaacaacaacaacagctgccacaACTACCACTGCTCCtttgacaacaacaacaacaacggctgccaccaccaccacaacccctgccacaacaacaataacaacagctCCCATTACCACCACAGCACCagctacaacaacaacagctgccaccaccacaACAGCGGCCACCACAACccctgccacaacaacaacgGCTCCCACTACCACCACAGCActaactacaacaacaacagctgccaccaccaccaccactcctgccacaacaacatcaacaacagcTGCAACCACCACAACAGcggccaccaccaccacagcacgtgccacaacaacaacaacaacaacaactcccACTACCACCACAGcaccaactacaacaacaacagctgccaccaccaccacaacacctgccacaacaacaacaacggcaGCCACCACATCCCCagcaactacaacaacaacagctgccaccaccactacagctgccaccaccaccacaacacctgccacaacaacaacaacaacagctccCACTACCACCAAAGCCCCAACTAcgacaacaacagctgccaccaCAACAAACCCAGCAACTACGACAACAAcggctgccaccaccaccacaaccccAGCACCTACGACAACAAcggctgccaccaccaccacaacccctgccacaacaacaacaacaacagcttccACCACCACAACAGCggtcaccaccaccacaacacctgccacaacaacaacaacaacagctgccaccaccaccaccacagcccCAGCAACTACGACAACAACGGCTGCTCCtttgacaacaacaacaacacctgccACCACCACCGCAGCCCCAGCAACTACGACAACAAcggctgccaccaccaccacaacccctgccacaacaacaacaacaacggctCCCATTACCACCACAGcaccaactacaacaacaacagctgccaccaccacaacagcggccaccaccaccacaacacctgccacaacaacaacaacggcagccaccacaaccaccaccacagccccagccactacaacaacaacagctaccaccaccactacagctgccaccaccaccacaacacctgccacaacaacaacagctgccaccaCAACAACAGCGGCCACCCCCACCACAACACcttccacaacaacaacaacagcagccacCACCAGCACAGcggccaccaccaccacaacacctgccacaacaacaacaacggcaGCCACCACCAGCACAGCCCCAgccactacaacaacaacagctgccaccaccaccacagctgccaccaccaccacaacagctgccacaacaacaacaacaacggctCCCACTACCACCACAGCACCAACTACAAAAACaacagctgccaccaccacaACCGCGGCGACCACCGCCACAACacctgccacaacaacaacaacaacggctCCCACTACCACCACAGCACCAACTACAAAAACAACAGCTGCCATCaccacaacagctgccaccaccaccacaacacgtgccacaacaacaacaacaacggcaGCCACTACCACCACAGcaccaactacaacaacaacaacagctgccaccaCAACTACATCTGCCACCACCACCTCAGTCCCAGTCTCTACGTCAACGACTGCTTTCACCACCCCCGTTCTTGTTGTTTTCAGATCCATTGAAAGTAATTTTACAACTGACTTGTTGAATTCATCATCTGAAGCTTTTAAAACTCGAGCTGCAATTATAAAGGCACAG CTGGAACCTCCTTACAGAATTGCGTTCCCTTCCTTGGTCTCCTTGAATGTTGTGAGCTTCAG GCAGGGATCAGTCATCAACACCATAGAACTTCAGTTTGTAAACACATCTGTACCAAACAACACTGCGATTAGCAATGTTTTGAACAGTACAGCCTCAAACGTTTCAGGCTTTGACATCGAAAGGGCCTCCATCACTGTCAATGACACAT CTGCTGCATCAACTAATACATCAACTACTACAACTGTTGTACCAACAACTACATCTACTGCAACTACAGCATCCACAAGTACAACTGCTGTATCTACAACTACGGCTTCAAGTGGAGTATGCCACAAGATTAATTCCAGCACTGTTTTACCCCTGGTGCTGCTGTTATGGCTTCTATCAAGCCAGCAATAG